The Jannaschia sp. GRR-S6-38 genomic interval CGAATTCGCGGCCCTCGTACATCTTGGCCACGGCCTCGGCGGCCATGCCGGTGGGCATGGGCGGCTTCTGGCCCCCGGTCGCGGCGGCTTTCGGCGCCTCCTCGGCCTTCGCGGCGGGGGCTGCCTGGGCGCCGGGCTTCGCGGCCTCGACATCGGCCTTCACGATCCGACCGCGCGGGCCGGAGCCCTTGATCTGGCTCAGGTCCAGGCCCTTGTCCTTGGCGATCCGGCGCGCGACGGGCGTGGCGAAGATGCGCTGTCCGTCGCCGCCGCTCGGAGCAGGTGCCGGCGCGGGGGCCGCGCCGGATTTCTGCTCGCCCGTTTCGGTTTCGCGGCCATAGCCCTTCGCCGGCTCGGTGTCGGGCGTGGGCTGGGCGGGCGCGGCATGCGACGAGCCGTCCGACGCCACGGCCTCGGCGGCCGAGGCATCTTCGCCTTCTTCCAGCAGCACGGCGATGGGCGAGTTCACCTTCACGTTCTCGGTGCCCTCCGCGACGAGGATCTTGCCGATCGTGCCCTCGTCGACGGCCTCGAATTCCATCGTCGCCTTGTCGGTCTCGATCTCGGCCAGCAGGTCGCCGGAGGCGACGGTGTCGCCTTCCTTCACCAGCCATTTCGCCAGTGTGCCTTCCTCCATCGTGGGGGAGAGGGCGGGCATCAGGATCTCGGTTGCCATGGTGCTTGCCCCTTACTTGTAGGTCACGTTGCGGATGGCCTCGACCACCTCGTCGGTGGTCACCAGCGCCAGCTTCTCGAGATTGGCGGCATAGGGCATCGGCACGTCCTTGCCCGTGCAGGTCACGACCGGCGCGTCGAGATGGTCGAATGCGCGCTGCATGATGGTCGAGGCCATGTGGTCGCTGAAGCTGGCGACCGGGAAGCCTTCCTCGACCAGGACGCAGCGATTGGTCTTGTGGACCGAGGCGAGCACCGTGTCGTAATCCACGGGCCGCAGGGTCCGCAGGTCGATCACCTCGCAGTCGATGCCGTCGCCGGCCAGACGCTCCGCCGCTTCCAGCGCGTAGGTCATGCCGATGCCCCAGCTGACGATGGTGCAGTCCGACCCCTCCCGCCAGATCCGCGCTTTGCCGAAGGGGACGGTGAAATCGTCCAGCTTGGGCACGTCGAAGGTCTTGCCGTAGAGGATCTCGTTCTCGAGGAAGATCACCGGGTTTGGGTCGCGGATCGCCGATTTCAGCAGACCCTTCGCATCCGAGGCGGAATAGGGCTGCACGACCTTGAGGCCGGGGATCGAGGCGTACCACGCCGCGTAATCCTGGCTGTGCTGGGCGCCCACGCGGGCCGCGGCGCCATTGGGGCCGCGGAACACCATCGGCGCCCCCATCTGGCCGCCCGACATGTAGAGCGTCTTGGCCGCGGAGTTGATGATCTGGTCGATCGCCTGCATGGCGAAGTTGAAGGTCATGAACTCGACGATGGGCTTGAGCCCGCCGAAGGCCGCGCCGACGCCGATGCCGGTGAAGCCGTGTTCGGTGATGGGCGTGTCGATGACGCGCTTGGCGCCGAATTCGTCCAGAAGGCCCTGGCTGATCTTGTAGGCGCCCTGGTACTCGGCCACCTCCTCGCCCATCAGGAACACGCCCTCGTCGCGGCGCATCTCCTCGGCCATGGCGTCGCGAAGCGCCTCGCGGACGGTCTGCTGCACCAGCTCGGTGCCCTCGGGCCAGTCGGGCGAGGCGTTGGATTTCGGTGCCTCCACCTGCGCGGGCGCGGCCGTGGCGGCGGGCGCGGGATCGGCCCGGCCCTGCTCGTCGGCGAGCGGCTCGGGCATGGGCGTGCTGGACGACGAGGCGCTCTCGGCGGCCGAGGCATCCTCGCCTTCCTCGAGCAGCACGGCGATGGGCGAGTTGACCTTCACCCCCTCGGTGCCCTCTTCGATCAGGATCTTGCCGATCGTGCCTTCGTCGACGGCCTCGAATTCCATCGTCGCCTTGTCGGTCTCGATCTCGGCCAGGATGTCGCCCGAGGCGACGGTGTCACCTTCCTTGACGAGCCACTTGGCCAGCGTGCCCTCCTCCATGGTGGGCGAGAGGGCGGGCATCAGGATCTCGGTCGCCATTACACGGCCTCCTGCGGGATTTCCTTGGCATAGATATCGGTCCAGAGCTCCTCGAGTGCAGGCTCCGGGCTCTCCTTGGCGAATTCCGCGGCGTCGTTGACGATGTCCTTGATCTCCTTGTCGATGCCCTTGAGGTCGTCCTCGGTGGCGTGATCGCCGGTCAGCAGCATCTTGCGGACCATCTCGATGGCGTCGCGCTCCTCGCGCATCTTCTGGACCTCGTCGCGGGTGCGGTACTTGGCCGGGTCCGACATCGAGTGGCCGCGATAGCGGTAGGTTTTGATCTCGAGGATGTAGGGACCCTTGCCGGAGCGGCAGTATTCCACCGCGCGCATGCCCGCATCCTTCACCGCCAGCACGTCCATGCCGTCGACTTCCTCGCCTTCGATCCCGTAGGCCGCGCCGCGCTCCCAATAGCTGGGCGACTTGGTCGACCGCTTGGTCGAGGTGCCCATGGCATATTGGTTGTTCTCGATCACGAAGATGCAGGGCAGGTCCCACAGCTCGGCCATGTTGTAGGTCTCGTAGACCTGGCCCTGGTTGGCCGCGCCGTCGCCGAAATAGGTGAAGGTGACGTTGTCGTTGCCCTTGTACTTGTCGGCGAAGGCGAGGCCCGCGCCGATCGGCACCTGGGCCGCGACGATGCCGTGGCCGCCGTAGAAATGCTTCTCCTTGGAGAACATGTGCATCGAGCCGCCCTTGCCCTTGGAGTAGCCGCCCTCGCGGCCCGTCAGCTCGGCCATGACGCCCTTGGGGTCCATGCCGCAGGCCAGCATGTGGCCGTGATCGCGATACGAGGTGACGCGCTTGTCGCCCTCCTTGGCGGCGGCTTCCAGCCCGACGACCACCGCTTCCTGCCCGATATAGAGGTGGCAGAAGCCGCCGATCAGGCCCATCCCGTAGAGCTGGCCGGCCTTCTCCTCGAAGCGGCGGATCAGAAGCATGTCGCGGTAGTATTGAAGGAGGTCGTCCTTCGACACGTTGGGCTTTGCCTTCCTGGTGCGT includes:
- the pdhA gene encoding pyruvate dehydrogenase (acetyl-transferring) E1 component subunit alpha produces the protein MATRTRKAKPNVSKDDLLQYYRDMLLIRRFEEKAGQLYGMGLIGGFCHLYIGQEAVVVGLEAAAKEGDKRVTSYRDHGHMLACGMDPKGVMAELTGREGGYSKGKGGSMHMFSKEKHFYGGHGIVAAQVPIGAGLAFADKYKGNDNVTFTYFGDGAANQGQVYETYNMAELWDLPCIFVIENNQYAMGTSTKRSTKSPSYWERGAAYGIEGEEVDGMDVLAVKDAGMRAVEYCRSGKGPYILEIKTYRYRGHSMSDPAKYRTRDEVQKMREERDAIEMVRKMLLTGDHATEDDLKGIDKEIKDIVNDAAEFAKESPEPALEELWTDIYAKEIPQEAV
- a CDS encoding pyruvate dehydrogenase complex E1 component subunit beta, with product MATEILMPALSPTMEEGTLAKWLVKEGDTVASGDILAEIETDKATMEFEAVDEGTIGKILIEEGTEGVKVNSPIAVLLEEGEDASAAESASSSSTPMPEPLADEQGRADPAPAATAAPAQVEAPKSNASPDWPEGTELVQQTVREALRDAMAEEMRRDEGVFLMGEEVAEYQGAYKISQGLLDEFGAKRVIDTPITEHGFTGIGVGAAFGGLKPIVEFMTFNFAMQAIDQIINSAAKTLYMSGGQMGAPMVFRGPNGAAARVGAQHSQDYAAWYASIPGLKVVQPYSASDAKGLLKSAIRDPNPVIFLENEILYGKTFDVPKLDDFTVPFGKARIWREGSDCTIVSWGIGMTYALEAAERLAGDGIDCEVIDLRTLRPVDYDTVLASVHKTNRCVLVEEGFPVASFSDHMASTIMQRAFDHLDAPVVTCTGKDVPMPYAANLEKLALVTTDEVVEAIRNVTYK